GGCGCCCAGCTTCTGCACCGTCGAACCGGAGAACGCGGCGTGCGAGTCCGGCGAGGTCTCCACGGTGGGCCAGACTCTGGTGCTGCACGGCCTGTGGCCGCAGCCGCGCGACCGGCAGTACTGCGGTGTGCCAGAGGAATTGCGCGATCACGAATCCGCGCTGCCGCCCGTGCAGTTGTCGGACGACGTTCGTGACCGGCTGCGGTCGACGACGGTCGACACCGCAACGCTGCTGCACCACGAGTGGTACACCCACGGCACCTGCGCGGCGGTCTCGCCGGATACCTATTTCGGGGATGCGGTGACCCTGGCCGACGAAGCGCGTGAGGTCCTCGATCCCGTGCTGCGCGACGCGGCGGGCGGCAGGCTGACATTGGGTGCCGTCCGCGAGCGTATCGACGACACGTTCGGC
Above is a window of Mycolicibacterium baixiangningiae DNA encoding:
- a CDS encoding ribonuclease T2 family protein, which produces MRRGDVAVLSISAALAAVVVAAVTYSVTVLDRTPNPSALVSDDAAGSLLVLTWAPSFCTVEPENAACESGEVSTVGQTLVLHGLWPQPRDRQYCGVPEELRDHESALPPVQLSDDVRDRLRSTTVDTATLLHHEWYTHGTCAAVSPDTYFGDAVTLADEAREVLDPVLRDAAGGRLTLGAVRERIDDTFGGGTGQRIGLGCRTAAGAGAVIVEVRLSLPPVVALRSADGTVSLAESLREGPPMPAQCRHGSVP